The genomic stretch GTCTGTGGTTCTGGATGCAGCGTTGTGCTTTGTAAACCTCTTAATTCTTCCTTCTGTGTTGGGGTGAGGAAGGCTGTTCTGGGGGCTGTTGGAAAAGGTTGGGGATGTCTGTGCAGGGGCAGCTTGGCCCTTTGCTTGTGATGGATTTCCCAGCACGCTGTCTGTCACTGTCTTTCCTTGGTGGCTGATGTGGGGCTGATGTGAGCCCCTCCCTGTGGTCACTGAACACTTGGGTGGCGACAGTGTGCTCTCTTGGCATTGATCCAGGACCTGAATATCAGCATTGCTCCTCTCCAAAGCCCCAGaagagtgagggcagctggccCCCTCACACTAGCCCTTCCCCTCCGCTAGCCCCTATTCTGGTCTTCGCTCTTGCACTGGTTCGGGTGGGGCTGTTtgtaggatttttctttttttcttttttttttctttttttgctacaaagaaaagcaaactgttttttttttcttttctgagctAGTGTGTTGTATCTTGACATGTTCCCTTGCAATATCCCTATCGTTATATATTCCTCTGTGCCGTATGAATTGGCTGGGAATCTCCTCCTGCAACCCCTCCTCAAACAACCATGTGAATTTCCAAACCAACCAATGCGTGACGCTGGCTGCTGCGCTGGTTTGAAAATCTGATTGGCTGGTGAATGATGAATTCCCTGTCTGCCTGGGCCAGCAGCGGAGTCGACAGAGCAGCAGAAGGGCCAAGAGTGTGGAGGACGACGACGAGGGGCATCTGATCTATCGCGTCGGCGACTGGCTACAGGAAAGATGTACAGCCGAATCGTAACATAATTTAGCTCTCTAGTTAAGCTCCCATCGCAGTCGCAGATCTGTCttatctttctgttctgttttattttcattgtttttaaagagaaacccccttccctccctcctcccctttcgTTAAAGATATAAATTTTCTGTTTTGCATTGTTACCAAAATACCAGGGAACTAGGGAAGTTGCCTTGTGCAGCCGGTGTCAGCATTCTGCTGCACTGGTGTCTCAAGCTGTGTGCAGGCTAGGTGTTGCAATGCATTCTCCTCTGCCTTGTGTATACGCTGCACCCAGGTCCTGCTCACTCCCTCATgtcaccttttctctctctctccctctcagatGAGATTATTAGCACCTTAGGGGAAGGCACGTTTGGCAGAGTGGTGCAGTGTGTGGATCACCGGAGGTAAGTGTGCTGACTGGGCTCGCGCGGTGGGCAGGCAACCAGTTGAACTTGTGTGTAAAGGCTGGAGCTTTTGCGGGGAGATGAGCCCTCTCCCTCTTGGATTCCAGTTCAAATCCAGTGTGGATCAGTAGGGACCCAATGCTGATCCCATATGGTATGGGATATGATGGTGGGTCTTGTGATTGTTTGTAGTGGGATAAACCCACCATCTCAGCCTGCACTGTCCAGCCAACCAAAGTCTCTGCTGGACCTGACTAGTCCATGACACCCCTTCTACCAGGTGTGGGCTCAGCTCTGCAGTGACCTTGCTttcttcctgcctctccccagggGGGGTGCACGCGTCGCCCTAAAAATCATAAAAAACGTGGAGAAGTATAAAGAGGCTGCTCGGCTGGAGATCAACGTGTTGGAGAAAATCAATGAGAAGGATCCAGAGAATAAGAAGTGAGTGTCCTgctgtggtggggccagggaggCAGTGTCATCCTAGCCCCTATGCCTTCCAGCTGCTAGGGAGCCGCCTGGCAGTGTatggcagggtgtggggaggcaATGCCACACTGGGGTCCTGAATTGTTGTTTAAAGTGTTGTAGGGTTGGGGTCAGTCTTGGCAGCTCTGTGGAGACACCCAGCCCTGTCGGGGGGTGGGGAACGGCCGGGGAGGACTAGGGCTGTCTCTAACAGAAGCGTCTCCTTTCAGCCTGTGTGTGCAGATGTTTGACTGGTTCGATTACCATGGCCACATGTGCATCTCCTTTGAGCTGCTGGGGCTCAGCACCTTCGACTTTCTGAAGGACAACAACTACTTGCCCTACCCCATCCACCAAGTACGGCATATGGCCTACCAGGTGTGCCAGGCTGTGAAATGTGAGTGGCAGTCGCTCACCTCCTgacaggatggggtgggaggatcTTTGGGCCCCACCGGTGCCAGCTCTGCATCTGATAGACCCAGGACACTCCATCACTGAAAGGGGCTCCCTTCTGCAGATTCCAAGGCCAAGCCCTTCCTGCCCACCAGGAGAAGGAAAATGATGCATTGGGGTGAACCCACCCTCCTTTACTACTCTTGCAGAGACGGGTAATCATGTGGGATGGGGACAGAGGGGTACCACAGATCTGGGTACCCTCTCTTCCTGTGTCCCACAGCTCTCTGTGTGGAGCCCATCGGCTCCAGTCCCCCGCATCCTGAGCTGGAGCAGTGTCTGAGAACGTAAACCACATTCACTGACCACTGCAAACTGGTGTCTGTGTCAGCTGGGTTTAATGGACTCTGATCATGTTTTCCTCCCCAGTTCTGCATGACAATAAACTCACTCACACGGACCTCAAACCCGAGAACATCCTCTTTGTGAACTCGGATTATGAACTCACCTATAATCTGGAAAAGGTAAAGGGGCTGCCCTAGCCTTAAGGGCCTCCTGTGAGGTGTTCTGGCCTCCCCTGGCCCTATAATCTGATAAGAAGGGGTAGGGGGCACCCGTTTTCCTGGTGGGAGCACTTGCAGCTGGATTGGAAGGAGCACAACTAGTGAATTGTGTTGTAGGGAACGATTCTGCAGTGTTGTTCTCCTGCCCCTGGGAGGTGGACGTGATGGGATTGATAGGGTTCCTGTGTCTGTTCAGGGCCCAGTTATCACAAGAGTTGCCTGCATCTTATGTAAACAGACAGTAGTGGCCCCAGGGTGCTCCGAGAGCTGGTGAAAGCAGGCTTGGTGCTTGTGGGTGGGCAGGAGTGGAAGTACAAGTGCCAGGCCTAACGATGCTCCTCCAAAGCGATCCATTTCTGTGGTGCCCTGCTGTGCAAGGGGCTGAGGCTGCTTGGTGAAACTCCTGTGTAACTGGTGCTTTCTCTCTCCAAGAAGAGAGATGAGCGGAGCGTGAAGAGCACGGCCATCAGGGTGGTTGATTTTGGCAGTGCAACGTTTGATCATGAGCATCACAGCACCATTGTCTCCACCAGGCACTACCGAGCCCCAGAGGTCATACTGGGTAGGTACTGCTGGCTCTGCATGCTGGCCCCTGAGTTCCCAGGGATCACACTGAGTAGGCACCGTGGGCTCTGCCTGCTGAGCTGGGGGCTGTTTGCCTCCCTGTCGTGCCATTTTTCTGGAAGTGCCAGCAGGTGCACAGCTGAGAGCACTGGCTTTAGTACAGGCTGTGAGCACACTGAGTGTCAGTCAAGGCGAAAATTTCCTTTGGCAGCAGCTTATAGAAAAGGATGTTTGCAGATCTTGTGCAGTGACTGCTCTTTCCCTCTGGTAATAACCCCTCTGCTTCTTAGAACTTGGCTGGACCCAGCCCTGTGATGTGTGGAGCATCGGCTGCATTGTCTTCGAGTACTATGTGGGCTTCACCCTGTTCCAGGTGAGACTCACCTCCTTACTCCACAGCCAGCTTCAAGCTGATGGAGGCAAATCCTGGCAGTCTCCCACTATTGTTTTGGGACATCCAAGCCTGGGAGTGGTTTCTCCCTATCATTGGTGTCCTCTGGCGCTGTAGTCAGCGGTGCGCTGGGCACTGGCTGGCAGCCAGGAACCACACTCATTCTGTGGCTGCAACAAGAGGCTGAGACATCCTAGCATCAGTGAGCTGGAGAATCCCCAGAGCTGTGCAGGAGTCCGAGTCTGCTTCATGCCATCTCTTTATGAGCTGGGCCAATCTGTCTCTTTTCCAGACTCATGACAACCGGGAGCATCTGGCCATGATGGAGAGGATCCTGGGTCCGATTCCTTCCCGGATGATCCGAAAGACCAGGTGAGAGAGACTGGCAGGATGCTGCAGAACCTACCATTTGCTCTCCTTGCCTCGTTTCCCTGTGGTGGCTCCTGATGATGCAGGGCTCAGGCTCAGGGGTTGCTTACTGAATCGGTTCTGTTTACAGCACTGTTACGGAGTAGAGCGGCCGAGCATGCCTGTGACCCCTGCCCTGTAGTGTCTGGGTGGCTGAGCCTCTATGGAGGCAGGGGGTCTCCACACCAGCTCCACCATTGCTCAGTCCCTTCTGCTGTAACCTCCTGTGTCACCTCTTACTCTGGCAGGAAGCAGAAGTATTTCTACCATGGCCGCCTGGACTGGGACGAGAACACCTCTGCAGGCCGCTATGTCCGTGAGAACTGCAAACCACTGCGGGTAAGGCAGATGCTCCTAGCTGGGGcacccctcccttcccatggGAACTCTTAATGCCTGCTACAGCTCCTGAGAATTTGGACTCTGTATAGCCAGCAGAGCTGTGAACATGgcctgctgagagccactgaaagGCTCTGTCCACATGGCTTCTTGATGGAACCTGGAAATGAGTTAGAGATTgagactggaaatggaaaaggcaGTGATGGGAGCTTAGCCAGAAGACTGGGAAGGGGGGCTGAGAAGCCATGGGGGAGGTGCCTGTGAAGGAGAAATGAGAACTGGACAACACATGCTCACTAGAATGCTCCACAACTTTGGAGCCGTCTAGGTCCTGAGCCCTAACTGGGCTCTTTGCCCCGGAAGTGTGTTGGGAGctcccagctgtgctgcagcGAGAGTGCAGGCCACGCTTTGTCTTTCCCCCTGACTTCTCCCCCTCATCTCCCCAGAGATACCTGACCTCTGAGGCTGAGGACCACCACCATCTCTTCGACCTCATCGAGAGCATGCTGGAGTATGAACCGTCAAAGCGCATCACTCTGGCCGAGGCACTGAAACACCCATTCTTCGAAATGCTGAAAACGGAACCAAGCACAAAAGTGTGGGACTCTAGCCGAGACATCAGCCGGTGACGCTGCTGGTGCCCAGTCTGTCCTCAGATTCTAGCCCCCGTGGAGGCCTATGTTGTTTCTATTTGGACATTTGGTGctttttttatacaaaaaaaaccccccaaacaaaaTCCCCTGAATCTTTGTTACCATGTAAAACTGTTAATATGTGAGATAGTGTAAATACCCGAATCTATATCTGCCTTTGAGCTCCATGGACCCGAGCCCCTGCTGCTGCCATTACTCCTAGGGAAGGGGCCTCCTACGTCCATGTTGTGATACCTCTGTTCGTGTGTTGCTTtgtctcctcttctctctctccctgccctccccaggctcCTGGCTGTCTGTAGCTCATCCATTTCCTTGTAAGTTATGAAGCTGGTGGGGTCGCATGGGAATTATTTTTTGGATCAATGTCATAGCCCATCCCCGCACCAGAGTTTTATATGAATTTTGTACagtgtttgtgaaaataaatatgaagtcaATTAAACTTCCTCGCCTTTCTCCCGGTCTGCATCCAGACTAGTGGGGGCCCATTTTGGCATTTTCCGGTGCCCTGGGATTGAGGCGCTGCTTCCCCATCCCAGGAGATGGGGTATGTGGTGCATGTGACGTTAGCCTAAATATGAACGTTAACCCCCAGATCTTTACTAATTCCCTGGAAATGGAGGCTCAGCTTCTGTCTTGTATTGGGTAGTAAATGTACCATTGGTGGTTCTTTTGGGCACTGCTGTTGTGCATCAGCGGTACACTCTGCTGCTGCAGAGGATGGAAGGGAGTCTCTCTGTCCCAGCAAGAAGATACTTGAGGGGACTGGATCCCTGTATTGGTATCTGCTCTGCTCgacccatctccagctgtgaaaCTCATTCCAATCTTGAATGCTTGACTGGTGCCCAAAAATGCACCTGCCAAGGGTTCCTCTTGGTGTGAGGGCTGCAGCAGGATCTGAGCTATAAGCCCTGATGCCTCAGTCCTGTTCCAGAGTTACTGCTGTGTAACTGATTTGATTGGAGGGTGAAGACCAGGCTGGGTACAAGGACAGCTCTGCAGTTTTGCAGCCAGAACTCCTTCCTGAGGG from Dermochelys coriacea isolate rDerCor1 chromosome 24, rDerCor1.pri.v4, whole genome shotgun sequence encodes the following:
- the CLK2 gene encoding dual specificity protein kinase CLK2 isoform X1, with product MPHSRRYRSSERSSRGSYHERYRSRKHKRRRTRSRSSSSERDRRHRREDSYHVRSRSYDDHSSDRRAYDRRYCESYRRNDYSRERGDAYYEAEYRHSYEYRRSRDHDGSYRSCKSSRRNKHRRRRRRSRSFSRSSSQRSRQSSRRAKSVEDDDEGHLIYRVGDWLQERYEIISTLGEGTFGRVVQCVDHRRGGARVALKIIKNVEKYKEAARLEINVLEKINEKDPENKNLCVQMFDWFDYHGHMCISFELLGLSTFDFLKDNNYLPYPIHQVRHMAYQVCQAVKFLHDNKLTHTDLKPENILFVNSDYELTYNLEKKRDERSVKSTAIRVVDFGSATFDHEHHSTIVSTRHYRAPEVILELGWTQPCDVWSIGCIVFEYYVGFTLFQTHDNREHLAMMERILGPIPSRMIRKTRKQKYFYHGRLDWDENTSAGRYVRENCKPLRRYLTSEAEDHHHLFDLIESMLEYEPSKRITLAEALKHPFFEMLKTEPSTKVWDSSRDISR
- the CLK2 gene encoding dual specificity protein kinase CLK2 isoform X2; translation: MPHSRRYRSSERSSRGSYHERYRSRKHKRRRTRSRSSSSERDRRHRREDSYHVRSRSYDDHSSDRRAYDRRYCESYRRNDYSRERGDAYYEAEYRHSYEYRRSRDHDGSYRSCKSSRRNKHRRRRRRSRSFSRSSSRSRQSSRRAKSVEDDDEGHLIYRVGDWLQERYEIISTLGEGTFGRVVQCVDHRRGGARVALKIIKNVEKYKEAARLEINVLEKINEKDPENKNLCVQMFDWFDYHGHMCISFELLGLSTFDFLKDNNYLPYPIHQVRHMAYQVCQAVKFLHDNKLTHTDLKPENILFVNSDYELTYNLEKKRDERSVKSTAIRVVDFGSATFDHEHHSTIVSTRHYRAPEVILELGWTQPCDVWSIGCIVFEYYVGFTLFQTHDNREHLAMMERILGPIPSRMIRKTRKQKYFYHGRLDWDENTSAGRYVRENCKPLRRYLTSEAEDHHHLFDLIESMLEYEPSKRITLAEALKHPFFEMLKTEPSTKVWDSSRDISR